From a single Peromyscus maniculatus bairdii isolate BWxNUB_F1_BW_parent chromosome 4, HU_Pman_BW_mat_3.1, whole genome shotgun sequence genomic region:
- the Rps21 gene encoding small ribosomal subunit protein eS21: MQNDAGEFVDLYVPRKCSASNRIIGAKDHASIQMNVAEVDRVTGRFNGQFKIYAICGAIRRMGESDDSILRLAKADGIVSKNF; encoded by the exons ATGCAGAACGACGCCGGCGAGTTCGTGGACCTGTACGTGCCGCGGAAATG CTCCGCGAGCAACCGCATTATTGGTGCCAAGGACCACGCATCCATCCAGATGAACGTGGCCGAG GTTGACAGGGTCACAGGCCGGTTTAATGGCCAGTTTAAAATCTATGCTATCTGTGGGGCCATTCGAAGGATG ggtGAATCAGATGACTCTATTCTCCGATTGGCTAAGGCTGATGGAATTGTCTCAAA gAACTTTTGA
- the Cables2 gene encoding CDK5 and ABL1 enzyme substrate 2 isoform X4, with translation MAAAAAGGAPGPAPGPARPAPAARNPSSVPRRRGDSRRRQAALFFLNNISLDGRPPSLGPGGEKPPPPPPPPTEAREPPAPPPAPPGGLPGLPARPAPQGLLSPTTAPAGLSLDGQRQRTKHASGSPRHKGLKKTHFIKNMRQYDTKNSRIVLICAKRSLCAAFSVLPYGEGLRISDLRVDSQKQRHPSGGVSVSSEMVFELEGVELGADGKVVSYAKFLYPTNALVTHKNDNHGLLPQPRPSIPRAPPGSRHKPVPTKSTPAGTELGNDGGDALEYNPNLLDDPQWPCGKHKRVLIFASYMTTVIEYVKPADLKKDMNETFREKFPHIKLTLSKIRSLKREMRNLSEECSLEPVTVSMAYVYFEKLVLQGKLNKQNRKLCAGACVLLAAKISSDLRKSEVKQLIDKLEERFRFNRRDLIGFEFTVLVALELALYLPENQVLPHYRRLTQQF, from the exons ATGGCCGCGGCCGCGGCGGGAGGAGCCCCGGGTCCGGCCCCCGGCCCCGCCAGGCCCGCGCCGGCCGCCCGGAACCCGTCGTCCGTGCCGCGGAGGCGCGGGGACTCCCGGCGCCGCCAGGCCgctctcttcttcctcaacaACATCTCTCTGGACGGACGGCCCCCGAGCCTGGGTCCTGGCGGCGAGAagcccccgccgccgccaccaccgcccaccgaGGCCCGCGAGCCGCCTGCGCCTCCGCCCGCTCCACCCGGAGGCCTCCCGGGGCTGCCAGCCAGGCCCGCGCCCCAGGGCCTACTCAGCCCCACGACGGCGCCCGCCGGCCTCAGCCTGGACGGGCAGCGGCAGAG AACCAAGCATGCATCTGGATCACCAAGACACAAAGGCCTGAAGAAAACCCACTTCATTAAGAACATGAGGCAGTATGACACGAAGAACAGCAG GATTGTGCTCATCTGTGCCAAGCGGTCCCTGTGTGCAGCCTTCTCAGTCCTGCCCTATGGAGAGGGCCTACGGATCAG TGACCTGAGGGTGGacagccagaagcagaggcacCCATCCGGCGgcgtttctgtttcttctgagaTGGTCTTTGAGTTGGAAGGCGTTGAACTGGGAGCAGATGGAAAG GTCGTGTCTTATGCAAAGTTCCTGTACCCTACTAATGCCCTGGTTACACACAAGAATGACAACCATGGCTTGCTGCCCCAGCCTCGGCCCAGCATCCCCCGGGCTCCACCAGGTTCAAGACACAAACCTGTGCCTACCAAGTCAACACCGGCTGGCACAGAACTAG GAAACGATGGGGGAGATGCACTAGAATACAACCCCAACCTCCTGGATGACCCACAGTGGCCATGTGGGAAGCACAAGCGGGTACTTATCTTTGCTTCATACATG ACCACGGTTATAGAGTATGTGAAGCCTGCAGACCTCAAAAAGGACATGAACGAGACCTTCAGGGAGAAGTTCCCTCATATCAAACTGACATTGAGCAAAATTAGGAG TTTAAAACGGGAGATGCGGAACCTGTCTGAAGAGTGCAGCTTGGAACCTGTGACCGTTTCCATGGCCTACGTGTACTTTGAGAAGCTTGTACTGCAGGGCAAGCTCAACAAACAGAACCGCAAACTGTGTGCTGGCGCCTGTGTTCTGCTGGCCGCCAAGATCAGCAGTGACCTCCGCAAGAGCGAAGTAAAGCAGCTTATTGAC AAGCTGGAGGAAAGATTCCGGTTCAACAGGAGAGATCTCATTGGATTTGAGTTCACGGTGCTTGTGGCTCTGGAACTGGCCCTGTACCTCCCTGAGAACCAAGTGTTACCTCACTACAGACGCCTCACCCAGCAGTTCTAG
- the Cables2 gene encoding CDK5 and ABL1 enzyme substrate 2 isoform X2, which translates to MAAAAAGGAPGPAPGPARPAPAARNPSSVPRRRGDSRRRQAALFFLNNISLDGRPPSLGPGGEKPPPPPPPPTEAREPPAPPPAPPGGLPGLPARPAPQGLLSPTTAPAGLSLDGQRQRRRVTSQRCSLEFLEDAVGCASVQRTKHASGSPRHKGLKKTHFIKNMRQYDTKNSRIVLICAKRSLCAAFSVLPYGEGLRISDLRVDSQKQRHPSGGVSVSSEMVFELEGVELGADGKVVSYAKFLYPTNALVTHKNDNHGLLPQPRPSIPRAPPGSRHKPVPTKSTPAGTELGNDGGDALEYNPNLLDDPQWPCGKHKRVLIFASYMTTVIEYVKPADLKKDMNETFREKFPHIKLTLSKIRSLKREMRNLSEECSLEPVTVSMAYVYFEKLVLQGKLNKQNRKLCAGACVLLAAKISSDLRKSEVKQLIDKLEERFRFNRRDLIGFEFTVLVALELALYLPENQVLPHYRRLTQQF; encoded by the exons ATGGCCGCGGCCGCGGCGGGAGGAGCCCCGGGTCCGGCCCCCGGCCCCGCCAGGCCCGCGCCGGCCGCCCGGAACCCGTCGTCCGTGCCGCGGAGGCGCGGGGACTCCCGGCGCCGCCAGGCCgctctcttcttcctcaacaACATCTCTCTGGACGGACGGCCCCCGAGCCTGGGTCCTGGCGGCGAGAagcccccgccgccgccaccaccgcccaccgaGGCCCGCGAGCCGCCTGCGCCTCCGCCCGCTCCACCCGGAGGCCTCCCGGGGCTGCCAGCCAGGCCCGCGCCCCAGGGCCTACTCAGCCCCACGACGGCGCCCGCCGGCCTCAGCCTGGACGGGCAGCGGCAGAG GAGACGAGTCACATCTCAGCGCTGCTCCCTCGAATTTCTGGAAGATGCAGTGGGATGTGCCTCAGTGCAGAG AACCAAGCATGCATCTGGATCACCAAGACACAAAGGCCTGAAGAAAACCCACTTCATTAAGAACATGAGGCAGTATGACACGAAGAACAGCAG GATTGTGCTCATCTGTGCCAAGCGGTCCCTGTGTGCAGCCTTCTCAGTCCTGCCCTATGGAGAGGGCCTACGGATCAG TGACCTGAGGGTGGacagccagaagcagaggcacCCATCCGGCGgcgtttctgtttcttctgagaTGGTCTTTGAGTTGGAAGGCGTTGAACTGGGAGCAGATGGAAAG GTCGTGTCTTATGCAAAGTTCCTGTACCCTACTAATGCCCTGGTTACACACAAGAATGACAACCATGGCTTGCTGCCCCAGCCTCGGCCCAGCATCCCCCGGGCTCCACCAGGTTCAAGACACAAACCTGTGCCTACCAAGTCAACACCGGCTGGCACAGAACTAG GAAACGATGGGGGAGATGCACTAGAATACAACCCCAACCTCCTGGATGACCCACAGTGGCCATGTGGGAAGCACAAGCGGGTACTTATCTTTGCTTCATACATG ACCACGGTTATAGAGTATGTGAAGCCTGCAGACCTCAAAAAGGACATGAACGAGACCTTCAGGGAGAAGTTCCCTCATATCAAACTGACATTGAGCAAAATTAGGAG TTTAAAACGGGAGATGCGGAACCTGTCTGAAGAGTGCAGCTTGGAACCTGTGACCGTTTCCATGGCCTACGTGTACTTTGAGAAGCTTGTACTGCAGGGCAAGCTCAACAAACAGAACCGCAAACTGTGTGCTGGCGCCTGTGTTCTGCTGGCCGCCAAGATCAGCAGTGACCTCCGCAAGAGCGAAGTAAAGCAGCTTATTGAC AAGCTGGAGGAAAGATTCCGGTTCAACAGGAGAGATCTCATTGGATTTGAGTTCACGGTGCTTGTGGCTCTGGAACTGGCCCTGTACCTCCCTGAGAACCAAGTGTTACCTCACTACAGACGCCTCACCCAGCAGTTCTAG
- the Cables2 gene encoding CDK5 and ABL1 enzyme substrate 2 isoform X1, translated as MAAAAAGGAPGPAPGPARPAPAARNPSSVPRRRGDSRRRQAALFFLNNISLDGRPPSLGPGGEKPPPPPPPPTEAREPPAPPPAPPGGLPGLPARPAPQGLLSPTTAPAGLSLDGQRQRRRVTSQRCSLEFLEDAVGCASVQRTKHASGSPRHKGLKKTHFIKNMRQYDTKNSRIVLICAKRSLCAAFSVLPYGEGLRISDLRVDSQKQRHPSGGVSVSSEMVFELEGVELGADGKVVSYAKFLYPTNALVTHKNDNHGLLPQPRPSIPRAPPGSRHKPVPTKSTPAGTELGNDGGDALEYNPNLLDDPQWPCGKHKRVLIFASYMTTVIEYVKPADLKKDMNETFREKFPHIKLTLSKIRSLKREMRNLSEECSLEPVTVSMAYVYFEKLVLQGKLNKQNRKLCAGACVLLAAKISSDLRKSEVKQLIDVSAEKLEERFRFNRRDLIGFEFTVLVALELALYLPENQVLPHYRRLTQQF; from the exons ATGGCCGCGGCCGCGGCGGGAGGAGCCCCGGGTCCGGCCCCCGGCCCCGCCAGGCCCGCGCCGGCCGCCCGGAACCCGTCGTCCGTGCCGCGGAGGCGCGGGGACTCCCGGCGCCGCCAGGCCgctctcttcttcctcaacaACATCTCTCTGGACGGACGGCCCCCGAGCCTGGGTCCTGGCGGCGAGAagcccccgccgccgccaccaccgcccaccgaGGCCCGCGAGCCGCCTGCGCCTCCGCCCGCTCCACCCGGAGGCCTCCCGGGGCTGCCAGCCAGGCCCGCGCCCCAGGGCCTACTCAGCCCCACGACGGCGCCCGCCGGCCTCAGCCTGGACGGGCAGCGGCAGAG GAGACGAGTCACATCTCAGCGCTGCTCCCTCGAATTTCTGGAAGATGCAGTGGGATGTGCCTCAGTGCAGAG AACCAAGCATGCATCTGGATCACCAAGACACAAAGGCCTGAAGAAAACCCACTTCATTAAGAACATGAGGCAGTATGACACGAAGAACAGCAG GATTGTGCTCATCTGTGCCAAGCGGTCCCTGTGTGCAGCCTTCTCAGTCCTGCCCTATGGAGAGGGCCTACGGATCAG TGACCTGAGGGTGGacagccagaagcagaggcacCCATCCGGCGgcgtttctgtttcttctgagaTGGTCTTTGAGTTGGAAGGCGTTGAACTGGGAGCAGATGGAAAG GTCGTGTCTTATGCAAAGTTCCTGTACCCTACTAATGCCCTGGTTACACACAAGAATGACAACCATGGCTTGCTGCCCCAGCCTCGGCCCAGCATCCCCCGGGCTCCACCAGGTTCAAGACACAAACCTGTGCCTACCAAGTCAACACCGGCTGGCACAGAACTAG GAAACGATGGGGGAGATGCACTAGAATACAACCCCAACCTCCTGGATGACCCACAGTGGCCATGTGGGAAGCACAAGCGGGTACTTATCTTTGCTTCATACATG ACCACGGTTATAGAGTATGTGAAGCCTGCAGACCTCAAAAAGGACATGAACGAGACCTTCAGGGAGAAGTTCCCTCATATCAAACTGACATTGAGCAAAATTAGGAG TTTAAAACGGGAGATGCGGAACCTGTCTGAAGAGTGCAGCTTGGAACCTGTGACCGTTTCCATGGCCTACGTGTACTTTGAGAAGCTTGTACTGCAGGGCAAGCTCAACAAACAGAACCGCAAACTGTGTGCTGGCGCCTGTGTTCTGCTGGCCGCCAAGATCAGCAGTGACCTCCGCAAGAGCGAAGTAAAGCAGCTTATTGACGTGAGTGCAGAG AAGCTGGAGGAAAGATTCCGGTTCAACAGGAGAGATCTCATTGGATTTGAGTTCACGGTGCTTGTGGCTCTGGAACTGGCCCTGTACCTCCCTGAGAACCAAGTGTTACCTCACTACAGACGCCTCACCCAGCAGTTCTAG
- the Cables2 gene encoding CDK5 and ABL1 enzyme substrate 2 isoform X3 — translation MAAAAAGGAPGPAPGPARPAPAARNPSSVPRRRGDSRRRQAALFFLNNISLDGRPPSLGPGGEKPPPPPPPPTEAREPPAPPPAPPGGLPGLPARPAPQGLLSPTTAPAGLSLDGQRQRTKHASGSPRHKGLKKTHFIKNMRQYDTKNSRIVLICAKRSLCAAFSVLPYGEGLRISDLRVDSQKQRHPSGGVSVSSEMVFELEGVELGADGKVVSYAKFLYPTNALVTHKNDNHGLLPQPRPSIPRAPPGSRHKPVPTKSTPAGTELGNDGGDALEYNPNLLDDPQWPCGKHKRVLIFASYMTTVIEYVKPADLKKDMNETFREKFPHIKLTLSKIRSLKREMRNLSEECSLEPVTVSMAYVYFEKLVLQGKLNKQNRKLCAGACVLLAAKISSDLRKSEVKQLIDVSAEKLEERFRFNRRDLIGFEFTVLVALELALYLPENQVLPHYRRLTQQF, via the exons ATGGCCGCGGCCGCGGCGGGAGGAGCCCCGGGTCCGGCCCCCGGCCCCGCCAGGCCCGCGCCGGCCGCCCGGAACCCGTCGTCCGTGCCGCGGAGGCGCGGGGACTCCCGGCGCCGCCAGGCCgctctcttcttcctcaacaACATCTCTCTGGACGGACGGCCCCCGAGCCTGGGTCCTGGCGGCGAGAagcccccgccgccgccaccaccgcccaccgaGGCCCGCGAGCCGCCTGCGCCTCCGCCCGCTCCACCCGGAGGCCTCCCGGGGCTGCCAGCCAGGCCCGCGCCCCAGGGCCTACTCAGCCCCACGACGGCGCCCGCCGGCCTCAGCCTGGACGGGCAGCGGCAGAG AACCAAGCATGCATCTGGATCACCAAGACACAAAGGCCTGAAGAAAACCCACTTCATTAAGAACATGAGGCAGTATGACACGAAGAACAGCAG GATTGTGCTCATCTGTGCCAAGCGGTCCCTGTGTGCAGCCTTCTCAGTCCTGCCCTATGGAGAGGGCCTACGGATCAG TGACCTGAGGGTGGacagccagaagcagaggcacCCATCCGGCGgcgtttctgtttcttctgagaTGGTCTTTGAGTTGGAAGGCGTTGAACTGGGAGCAGATGGAAAG GTCGTGTCTTATGCAAAGTTCCTGTACCCTACTAATGCCCTGGTTACACACAAGAATGACAACCATGGCTTGCTGCCCCAGCCTCGGCCCAGCATCCCCCGGGCTCCACCAGGTTCAAGACACAAACCTGTGCCTACCAAGTCAACACCGGCTGGCACAGAACTAG GAAACGATGGGGGAGATGCACTAGAATACAACCCCAACCTCCTGGATGACCCACAGTGGCCATGTGGGAAGCACAAGCGGGTACTTATCTTTGCTTCATACATG ACCACGGTTATAGAGTATGTGAAGCCTGCAGACCTCAAAAAGGACATGAACGAGACCTTCAGGGAGAAGTTCCCTCATATCAAACTGACATTGAGCAAAATTAGGAG TTTAAAACGGGAGATGCGGAACCTGTCTGAAGAGTGCAGCTTGGAACCTGTGACCGTTTCCATGGCCTACGTGTACTTTGAGAAGCTTGTACTGCAGGGCAAGCTCAACAAACAGAACCGCAAACTGTGTGCTGGCGCCTGTGTTCTGCTGGCCGCCAAGATCAGCAGTGACCTCCGCAAGAGCGAAGTAAAGCAGCTTATTGACGTGAGTGCAGAG AAGCTGGAGGAAAGATTCCGGTTCAACAGGAGAGATCTCATTGGATTTGAGTTCACGGTGCTTGTGGCTCTGGAACTGGCCCTGTACCTCCCTGAGAACCAAGTGTTACCTCACTACAGACGCCTCACCCAGCAGTTCTAG